The Flavobacterium sp. K5-23 genome segment TCGGGTCTAATGTTCCTGGTGTCAATTGATTTGCTGATTTTTTTCCAGACCAGTGGTACGGAATAAAAACAGTATCTTCTCTAATTGTTTCCACTATATTCGCAGGAAAAATCCCTTCTCCTCTTCGAGTGGAAACCTTAATTAATTCTCTTTGTTGTATCCCGTATTGTTTGGCCAAATTAGGATGAATTTCCAATAATGGCTCGGGAAACTGATCCACTAGTTTACCAATTCTACGCGTTTGTGTTCCGCTTAAATATTGCGAAACAACACGACCTGTAGTTAAAATTACAGGATAATCCGCATCGGTTACTTCACCCGGAAGTTTGTATGGTGCAGGGTTAAAATGTGCTTTCCCATCTGGTGTTTTAAATTTTTTATCTTCCCATAAACGTGGAGTCCCGGGATGGTCTTCCGTTGGACAAGGCCAAAAAATTCCCATATTTTCTTCGATTCTTTTATAGGTAATTCCGTTGTAATCGGCTGTCCCGCCTTTAGAAGCGACACGTAATTCGTTAAAAATCGCTTCGCTGGTATCATAAGTGAATTTATCTTCTTGTCCCAAACGTTTTGCTAATTCCAAAATGATAGAAGTATCTGTTCTTGCGTCTCCAGGAGGCGTTACCGCCTGACGAATTCTGATTACTCTTCCTTCTGCTGATGTTGTCGTTCCTTCTTCCTCTTCTTGCAAAGAACCCGCTAGAACAATATCAGCATGGCGAGCAGTTTCATTTAGGAAAAAATCAATACAAACATAAAATTCCAGTTTCTCCAATGCTTCTCTAACGTAGTTACTATTAGGCAATGACACCAACGGATTGAAACAAATAGACAATAAGCCTTTGATTTCACCACGGTGAATCGCTTCTATAATTTCATAAGCCGAAAGTCCTTTTCCAGGCATATCCTTTTCATCAATTCCCCAAACATCAGCAATATACTTGCGATGCTCCGGATTTTCGATATCTCTATTTCCAGGTAATTGATCGCATTTATGTCCGTGTTCTCTTCCACCCTGACCATTTCCTTGACCGGTAATGGTTCCGTATCCGCAATATGGTTTTCCAATTCGTCCTGTTGCCAGAACCAAATTGATACAACCCAAAACGTTATCCACTCCTTTTGAATGGTGTTCAATTCCGCGGGCATGCAGCAAGAAACTGGTTTTCGCTTTACCCCATAACT includes the following:
- a CDS encoding molybdopterin oxidoreductase family protein, whose amino-acid sequence is MAKLPVSAEKIIEDFGPHLNYSPKEGFDGRDEPDEVVKTHCCFCGMQCGIQLLVKSNKVVGFEPWMEFPFNEGRLCPKGVQRYLQNNHPDRLLGPIKRVEGKGFEPTSWDEAMDKTVSEIKRIQEQYGKDAFSILSGVSLTNEKSYLMGKFARVAVKTKNLDYNGRLCMVSAGAGNKKAFGLDRASNTYSDLEYAEVIIVAGANISETFPTLTHWIWKARDRGAKLIVIDPRMIPLARTADVHLDVKPGTDSALYGAMLKYLVDHDMLDHDFIDNYTSGFDVTLDAVKDYTLEWAEEITGIKKEKIKEAAELWGKAKTSFLLHARGIEHHSKGVDNVLGCINLVLATGRIGKPYCGYGTITGQGNGQGGREHGHKCDQLPGNRDIENPEHRKYIADVWGIDEKDMPGKGLSAYEIIEAIHRGEIKGLLSICFNPLVSLPNSNYVREALEKLEFYVCIDFFLNETARHADIVLAGSLQEEEEGTTTSAEGRVIRIRQAVTPPGDARTDTSIILELAKRLGQEDKFTYDTSEAIFNELRVASKGGTADYNGITYKRIEENMGIFWPCPTEDHPGTPRLWEDKKFKTPDGKAHFNPAPYKLPGEVTDADYPVILTTGRVVSQYLSGTQTRRIGKLVDQFPEPLLEIHPNLAKQYGIQQRELIKVSTRRGEGIFPANIVETIREDTVFIPYHWSGKKSANQLTPGTLDPISKIPEFKVCACHLEPLKEIAPPSKESKAYASV